In Gimesia sp., the following are encoded in one genomic region:
- a CDS encoding flagellar hook-basal body protein — protein MIYGMYLSAQGADANSVRMDVLANNMANANTTSFKRDIPIFRMNPPADEKQAPLAPLPGDLQNHSGGITLEGMTTNFENGAMISTESDFDLALKGQGFFQVGNSQNSYLTRNGSLSLDSKRRVVTADQGLPLLNTNGQEITLPVDAVRMEISPDGLVTPFDAQGQALGTRGQIAIVMPSSLNELVKMGNSLYTTEGRVSEAKGPVTIEQGFLEASGTNSIEEMMELVTSTRMFESNINMIKLQDDSLGRLIQSMPRR, from the coding sequence ATGATTTATGGCATGTACCTCTCAGCACAAGGCGCTGATGCAAATTCAGTGCGAATGGATGTGCTGGCTAACAATATGGCGAATGCGAACACGACTTCATTCAAGCGTGATATACCCATTTTTCGCATGAACCCGCCTGCCGACGAGAAACAGGCTCCCCTGGCGCCTCTTCCCGGAGATCTGCAAAACCACAGCGGTGGTATCACTCTGGAAGGGATGACGACCAATTTCGAAAACGGGGCCATGATCTCGACCGAAAGCGATTTTGACCTGGCCTTAAAAGGGCAGGGTTTCTTTCAGGTTGGCAATTCTCAAAACTCCTATCTGACTCGCAACGGGTCCCTTTCTCTGGACAGTAAGCGCCGCGTTGTGACTGCCGATCAGGGGTTGCCTCTGCTGAATACCAACGGTCAGGAAATTACACTGCCCGTCGATGCCGTTCGCATGGAAATTTCTCCCGATGGTCTGGTGACTCCCTTTGACGCTCAAGGCCAGGCGCTGGGAACCCGGGGACAGATTGCGATCGTGATGCCATCGTCGCTCAACGAACTCGTCAAAATGGGGAATAGCCTCTACACCACTGAAGGCCGTGTTTCCGAGGCCAAAGGGCCGGTCACGATCGAACAGGGTTTTCTGGAAGCGTCCGGCACCAACTCCATTGAGGAGATGATGGAACTGGTGACCTCTACCCGGATGTTCGAGTCTAATATCAACATGATTAAACTGCAGGATGACTCACTG